In the genome of Rhizobium etli 8C-3, one region contains:
- a CDS encoding GNAT family N-acetyltransferase, whose product MSTTIRPLQPSDRLAWEALWAAYQQFYQVVIPLETTGLTWSRFHDPAEEMYALGAFDGDDRLTGIVHAIFHRSCWLPQWTCYLQDLYVEADKRGLGTGAALIEAVAELARKNGAGRLYWMTHETNVTAQRLYDQIAERSGFIQYRKSL is encoded by the coding sequence ATGTCTACGACCATCCGCCCGCTGCAGCCGTCTGATCGCCTCGCCTGGGAGGCTCTGTGGGCCGCTTATCAGCAATTCTACCAAGTCGTTATTCCGCTGGAGACCACTGGGCTGACCTGGAGCCGCTTCCACGACCCGGCCGAAGAGATGTACGCACTTGGCGCCTTCGACGGCGATGATCGCCTCACCGGCATCGTGCACGCCATCTTTCACCGCTCCTGCTGGCTGCCGCAATGGACCTGCTATCTGCAGGACCTTTATGTCGAAGCCGACAAGCGCGGCCTTGGAACAGGGGCGGCCTTGATCGAGGCCGTTGCCGAACTTGCGCGCAAGAATGGCGCCGGGCGCCTCTACTGGATGACACATGAGACCAATGTGACGGCGCAGCGCCTCTACGACCAGATCGCCGAACGCTCCGGCTTCATCCAGTACCGCAAATCGCTTTGA
- the alaS gene encoding alanine--tRNA ligase produces MSGVNDIRSTFLDFFKTNGHEIVPSSPLVPRNDPTLMFTNAGMVQFKNVFTGLEQRPYRTASTAQKCVRAGGKHNDLDNVGYTARHHTFFEMLGNFSFGDYFKERAIELAWNLITKEFGLDAKRLLVTVYHTDDEAFNLWKKIAGLSDEKIIRIPTSDNFWAMGDTGPCGPCSEIFYDHGDHIWGGPPGSPEEDGDRFIEIWNLVFMQYEQLTKDERVDLPRPSIDTGMGLERVAAVLQGKHDNYDIDLFRALIEASEEATGVKAEGERRASHRVIADHLRSSAFLIADGVLPSNEGRGYVLRRIMRRAMRHAQLLGSKEPLIWKLLPTLVQQMGRAYPELARAEALISETLKLEETRFRKTLERGLSLLSEATTTLGKGDMLDGETAFKLYDTYGFPLDLTQDALRAREIGVDLAGFTDAMERQKAEARSHWAGSGDKATETIWFELKEKHGASEFLGYDTETAEGVVQAIVRDGAAVPSASTGDKVQIVVNQTPFYGESGGQMGDTGIISSDHAKVEITDTQKKGEGLFVHSGTVVEGSLKADDAVALTVDHARRSRLRANHSATHLLHEALREVLGTHVAQKGSLVAPERLRFDVSHPKPMSAEELKVVEEMANEIVLQNAPVTTRLMSVDDAIAEGAMALFGEKYGDEVRVVAMGQGVRGTKAGKPYSIELCGGTHVSATGQIGLVRILGESAVGAGVRRIEAVTGDTAREYLAEQDERVKALALSLKVQPADVLSRVEALMDERRKLERELADAKRKLAMGGGQGGSADATREVAGVKFLGKAVTGVDPKDLKGLADDGKSSIGSGVVTLIGVSHDGKASAVVAVTPDLTARFSAVDLVRVASAALGGKGGGGRPDMAQAGGPDGSKADLAIEAVAAALAS; encoded by the coding sequence ATGAGCGGCGTGAACGATATCCGGTCGACCTTCCTCGACTTTTTCAAGACGAACGGCCACGAGATCGTGCCGTCGAGCCCGCTCGTGCCGCGCAACGACCCTACCTTGATGTTCACCAATGCCGGCATGGTGCAGTTCAAGAATGTCTTCACCGGCTTGGAACAGCGCCCCTACAGGACGGCATCGACGGCGCAGAAATGCGTCCGCGCCGGCGGAAAGCACAATGACCTCGACAATGTCGGCTATACCGCGCGACACCATACGTTTTTCGAAATGCTCGGCAATTTCTCCTTCGGCGATTATTTTAAGGAACGGGCGATCGAGCTGGCCTGGAACCTGATCACCAAGGAATTCGGCCTCGACGCAAAGCGCCTGCTGGTGACCGTCTACCATACGGACGACGAAGCCTTTAACCTCTGGAAGAAGATCGCCGGGCTTTCGGACGAAAAGATCATCCGCATTCCAACCAGCGATAATTTCTGGGCGATGGGCGATACCGGCCCGTGCGGTCCGTGTTCGGAAATCTTCTACGATCACGGCGATCACATATGGGGCGGCCCGCCCGGCTCTCCGGAAGAAGACGGGGACCGCTTCATCGAGATCTGGAACCTCGTCTTCATGCAGTATGAGCAGTTGACGAAGGACGAGCGTGTCGACCTGCCGCGTCCTTCGATCGATACCGGCATGGGATTGGAACGCGTGGCGGCCGTGCTGCAGGGCAAGCACGACAATTACGATATCGATCTGTTTCGCGCGCTGATCGAAGCCTCGGAAGAGGCAACGGGCGTCAAGGCCGAGGGTGAGCGCCGGGCGAGCCACCGGGTCATCGCCGATCATCTGCGCTCCTCCGCGTTCCTCATTGCCGATGGCGTGCTGCCGTCGAACGAGGGCCGTGGCTACGTGCTGCGCCGCATCATGCGCCGGGCAATGCGCCATGCTCAACTCCTGGGTTCCAAGGAACCACTGATCTGGAAGCTGCTGCCGACGCTCGTCCAGCAGATGGGCCGCGCATATCCGGAGCTCGCGCGCGCCGAAGCACTGATTTCGGAGACGCTGAAGCTCGAGGAAACCCGTTTCCGCAAGACGCTGGAGCGCGGTCTGTCGCTGCTTTCCGAGGCGACGACGACGCTTGGCAAGGGCGATATGCTCGACGGCGAGACGGCATTCAAGCTCTATGACACCTACGGCTTTCCGCTCGACCTGACGCAGGATGCGCTGCGCGCCCGCGAAATCGGCGTCGATCTCGCCGGCTTCACCGATGCGATGGAGCGCCAGAAGGCAGAAGCCCGCTCGCACTGGGCCGGCTCAGGCGACAAGGCGACCGAGACCATCTGGTTCGAACTCAAGGAGAAGCATGGCGCGAGCGAATTCCTGGGCTACGACACGGAGACCGCCGAAGGCGTCGTCCAGGCGATCGTCAGGGACGGCGCTGCCGTCCCATCCGCCTCGACCGGCGACAAGGTGCAGATCGTCGTCAACCAGACGCCGTTCTATGGCGAATCAGGCGGCCAGATGGGCGACACAGGGATCATCAGCTCGGACCATGCGAAAGTGGAGATCACCGATACGCAGAAGAAGGGCGAAGGCCTGTTCGTGCATTCAGGGACTGTTGTCGAAGGTTCGCTGAAGGCCGACGATGCCGTCGCGCTGACTGTCGACCATGCCCGCCGGTCGCGCCTGCGCGCCAATCATTCGGCAACGCACTTGCTGCATGAGGCGCTGCGCGAAGTGCTAGGTACGCACGTGGCGCAGAAGGGTTCGCTGGTCGCGCCCGAACGCCTGCGTTTTGATGTTTCGCATCCCAAGCCGATGTCTGCCGAAGAGCTCAAGGTCGTCGAGGAGATGGCAAACGAGATCGTGCTGCAGAACGCGCCGGTAACGACGCGGCTGATGAGCGTCGACGACGCGATTGCCGAAGGGGCGATGGCGCTGTTCGGCGAGAAATACGGCGATGAAGTGCGCGTCGTCGCTATGGGGCAGGGCGTGCGCGGCACGAAGGCCGGAAAGCCCTATTCGATCGAACTTTGCGGCGGCACGCATGTCTCCGCGACCGGTCAGATCGGGCTTGTGCGCATCCTCGGAGAAAGTGCCGTCGGCGCGGGTGTCCGCCGCATCGAGGCTGTCACCGGTGATACCGCCCGCGAATATCTGGCCGAACAGGACGAGCGCGTGAAAGCGCTTGCTCTGTCGCTGAAGGTTCAGCCTGCCGACGTACTCTCGCGCGTCGAAGCGTTGATGGACGAACGCCGCAAGCTCGAGCGGGAACTTGCCGATGCCAAGCGCAAGCTTGCCATGGGCGGCGGGCAGGGCGGCTCGGCGGACGCGACGCGGGAGGTCGCCGGGGTAAAATTCCTCGGCAAGGCGGTTACCGGCGTCGATCCGAAGGATCTCAAGGGCCTTGCCGATGATGGCAAGTCCAGCATCGGCTCGGGCGTCGTGACGCTGATCGGCGTTTCGCACGACGGTAAGGCGAGTGCAGTCGTTGCCGTAACGCCGGACCTGACGGCGCGCTTCAGCGCCGTCGATCTCGTGCGCGTCGCATCTGCTGCCCTTGGCGGCAAGGGCGGCGGCGGTCGGCCGGACATGGCACAGGCGGGCGGTCCAGACGGCTCTAAGGCCGACCTGGCGATCGAGGCGGTGGCGGCAGCGCTCGCAAGCTGA
- a CDS encoding pseudouridine-5'-phosphate glycosidase: MTKPISPLLPVSYSKEVAAAKQRGAPLVALESTIITHGMPYPGNIEMARSVEAIIREQGAVPATIAVIHGVLHIGLEPQELEKLAKEKDVMKVSRADLAFAIAERRTGATTVAATMIAAARAGIKVFATGGIGGVHRGAEVSFDISADLQELARTGVIVVCAGAKAILDIPKTLEVLETSGVPVVTYESAEFPAFWSRSSGLRSPLTLNSPAAIANFQITREQLGIEGGMLIANPVPEEDEIPREEMEIYIERALDSAERDEISGKSVTPYLLGTIFDLTDGRSLQTNIALVENNARLAAEIAVALDD; the protein is encoded by the coding sequence ATGACGAAACCGATCTCCCCCCTCCTGCCCGTCTCCTATTCCAAGGAGGTTGCCGCCGCAAAGCAGCGCGGCGCACCGCTGGTGGCGCTTGAATCGACGATCATCACTCACGGCATGCCCTATCCCGGCAATATCGAAATGGCTCGCAGTGTCGAGGCGATTATCCGTGAGCAGGGTGCCGTTCCCGCAACGATTGCCGTCATTCACGGGGTCCTGCATATCGGCCTGGAGCCGCAAGAGCTCGAGAAGCTCGCGAAGGAAAAGGACGTGATGAAGGTCTCGCGCGCCGATCTCGCCTTCGCGATCGCCGAGCGCCGCACCGGTGCCACAACGGTTGCTGCCACGATGATCGCCGCAGCCCGTGCCGGCATCAAGGTCTTTGCGACCGGTGGCATCGGCGGCGTGCATCGCGGTGCCGAAGTAAGCTTCGACATCTCGGCAGACCTGCAGGAGCTTGCCCGCACCGGCGTCATCGTCGTGTGCGCCGGCGCAAAGGCGATTCTTGATATTCCAAAGACGCTCGAGGTACTGGAGACCAGCGGCGTTCCCGTCGTCACCTACGAGAGCGCCGAATTCCCCGCCTTCTGGTCCCGTTCCTCTGGCCTACGCAGCCCGCTGACGTTGAACAGCCCGGCCGCCATCGCCAATTTCCAGATCACCCGCGAACAGCTCGGCATCGAGGGGGGCATGCTGATTGCCAATCCGGTTCCGGAAGAAGATGAAATTCCGCGCGAGGAGATGGAAATCTATATCGAGCGGGCACTCGACAGCGCCGAGCGTGACGAAATCAGCGGCAAGAGCGTGACGCCCTATCTACTCGGCACGATATTCGATCTGACAGACGGCCGGAGCCTTCAGACGAATATCGCGCTTGTCGAGAACAATGCACGCCTGGCAGCAGAAATTGCCGTGGCGCTCGACGATTGA
- the recA gene encoding recombinase RecA, with the protein MSQNSLRLVEDKSVDKSKALEAALSQIERSFGKGSIMKLGSNENVVEIETISTGSLSLDIALGIGGLPKGRIIEIYGPESSGKTTLALQTIAEAQKKGGICAFVDAEHALDPVYARKLGVDLQNLLISQPDTGEQALEITDTLVRSGAVDVLVVDSVAALTPRAEIEGEMGDSLPGLQARLMSQALRKLTASISKSNTMVIFINQIRMKIGVMFGSPETTTGGNALKFYASVRLDIRRIGAVKEREEVVGNQTRVKVVKNKMAPPFKQVEFDIMYGEGVSKTGELIDLGVKAGIVEKSGAWFSYNSQRLGQGRENAKLFIRDNPDLGREIEMALRQNAGLIADRFLQNGGPDANDDDTDTDM; encoded by the coding sequence ATGTCTCAAAATTCATTGCGGCTCGTAGAGGACAAATCGGTGGACAAAAGCAAGGCGCTTGAAGCGGCACTCTCACAGATTGAGCGGTCGTTCGGCAAGGGCTCGATCATGAAACTCGGCTCCAACGAGAACGTTGTCGAGATCGAAACCATTTCGACCGGTTCCCTCAGCCTTGATATCGCGCTCGGCATCGGCGGTTTGCCCAAAGGCCGCATCATCGAGATCTACGGACCGGAAAGCTCCGGCAAGACGACGCTTGCCCTGCAGACGATCGCCGAAGCGCAGAAGAAGGGCGGCATCTGCGCATTCGTCGATGCAGAACATGCGCTCGATCCGGTCTATGCCCGCAAGCTCGGAGTCGATCTCCAGAACCTCCTGATCTCGCAGCCGGATACCGGCGAGCAGGCGCTCGAAATCACCGATACGCTGGTGCGCTCGGGCGCCGTCGACGTTCTCGTCGTCGACTCCGTTGCAGCGCTGACACCGCGCGCCGAAATCGAGGGCGAGATGGGCGACAGCCTTCCTGGCCTGCAGGCCCGCCTGATGAGCCAGGCGCTGCGCAAGCTCACGGCATCGATCTCCAAGTCGAACACCATGGTCATCTTCATCAACCAGATCCGCATGAAGATCGGCGTCATGTTCGGCTCGCCCGAAACGACGACAGGCGGTAACGCGCTGAAGTTCTACGCCTCCGTCCGCCTCGACATCCGCCGCATCGGCGCTGTCAAGGAGCGCGAAGAGGTTGTCGGCAATCAGACCCGCGTCAAGGTCGTCAAGAACAAGATGGCGCCTCCCTTCAAGCAGGTGGAATTCGACATCATGTACGGCGAGGGTGTCTCGAAGACTGGCGAATTGATCGACCTTGGCGTCAAGGCCGGCATCGTCGAGAAGTCCGGGGCCTGGTTCTCCTATAACAGCCAACGTCTCGGCCAGGGCCGGGAGAATGCCAAGCTCTTCATCCGCGACAACCCGGATCTCGGCCGCGAGATCGAGATGGCGCTTCGGCAGAATGCGGGACTGATTGCGGACCGATTCCTGCAAAATGGCGGGCCAGATGCAAACGATGACGATACAGACACGGATATGTAA
- a CDS encoding carbohydrate kinase family protein — translation MKRILVLGGAHIDRRGRISGETAPGASNPGAWFEEPGGGGFNAARNLARLGVDVTMISPRGGDPAGEMVTEAANAAGITDRPFVFLDRQTPSYTAILERDGNLVIALADMELYRYFVPRRLAIRWVREAFASSDLILFDANLPEETIVAIVSRANSLGVPVAAIAISPAKVVKLKACIGGIDHLFLNEAEAAALTGQCPDKPEDWVSLLGDIGLKSCVITRGQRELIAFGKGGTFCLQPPPVETIADVTGAGDSLAAGILSALMQDLPLEEALRHGVAAAALTVQSPYAVNEKLSSELLAETLALVQRARILH, via the coding sequence ATGAAAAGAATCCTCGTTCTCGGCGGCGCCCATATCGACCGGCGCGGGCGCATTTCCGGCGAGACCGCGCCAGGCGCCAGCAACCCGGGCGCCTGGTTCGAGGAACCGGGCGGCGGCGGCTTCAATGCTGCGAGAAACCTTGCACGTCTCGGCGTCGACGTCACCATGATTTCGCCGCGCGGCGGCGACCCGGCGGGCGAGATGGTGACGGAGGCTGCAAATGCAGCCGGCATCACCGACCGGCCCTTCGTCTTTCTCGATCGCCAGACACCGAGCTACACGGCGATCCTGGAGCGGGACGGCAACCTGGTGATCGCGCTCGCCGACATGGAGCTTTACCGTTATTTCGTCCCGCGCCGGCTGGCGATCCGCTGGGTGCGCGAAGCCTTCGCCTCAAGCGACCTCATCCTTTTCGATGCGAACTTGCCCGAAGAGACGATCGTGGCGATTGTCAGCCGGGCCAATAGCCTTGGCGTACCTGTGGCCGCGATTGCGATATCGCCGGCCAAGGTGGTCAAGCTCAAGGCCTGCATCGGTGGCATCGACCATCTCTTCCTCAACGAAGCGGAGGCCGCAGCCCTGACCGGCCAATGCCCGGACAAGCCGGAGGATTGGGTGTCACTGCTTGGTGACATCGGCCTGAAGAGCTGCGTCATCACGCGCGGACAGCGCGAACTGATCGCCTTCGGCAAAGGTGGTACCTTCTGCCTGCAGCCACCACCGGTCGAGACCATTGCCGACGTAACGGGCGCCGGGGATTCGCTTGCAGCCGGCATCCTCTCTGCCTTGATGCAGGACCTGCCGCTCGAGGAGGCCCTGCGGCACGGCGTGGCCGCTGCTGCACTCACGGTCCAGTCACCCTATGCCGTCAACGAAAAACTCTCGTCGGAACTGCTTGCCGAAACGCTAGCCCTTGTTCAGCGTGCCAGAATTCTACATTGA
- a CDS encoding glutathione S-transferase family protein yields the protein MAQELVFYTNPMSRGRIARWMLEETGVPYRTEIMTFGGTMKAPEYLTVNPMGKVPAIRHGDTIVTECAAICAYLAETFPEHELAPRPNERGSYYRWMFFAAGPLEAAATNRALGFVTPAEKSRMAGYGSFGDVMDTLEKAVSASPYIAGDRFTAADVYVGSHIGWGMGFGTFEKRQAFADYLGRVTNRDGYRRATALDDEALRSSPPSA from the coding sequence ATGGCGCAAGAGCTGGTATTCTATACGAACCCGATGTCGCGCGGCCGTATCGCCCGCTGGATGCTGGAAGAGACCGGCGTTCCCTACCGCACGGAAATCATGACCTTTGGCGGCACGATGAAGGCGCCGGAATACCTGACCGTGAACCCGATGGGCAAGGTGCCGGCGATCCGCCATGGCGATACGATCGTCACGGAATGCGCCGCGATCTGCGCCTATCTCGCCGAGACCTTTCCGGAACACGAGCTCGCTCCAAGACCGAATGAACGCGGCAGCTATTACCGATGGATGTTTTTCGCCGCCGGTCCACTTGAGGCCGCTGCCACGAACCGTGCACTCGGCTTTGTGACACCCGCCGAAAAAAGCAGGATGGCTGGCTACGGCAGCTTCGGCGACGTCATGGACACGCTCGAGAAAGCTGTCAGCGCCTCGCCCTATATCGCCGGCGACCGCTTCACCGCCGCCGATGTCTACGTCGGTTCGCATATCGGCTGGGGCATGGGCTTCGGCACGTTCGAAAAGCGCCAGGCCTTTGCGGATTATCTTGGCCGCGTGACCAACCGCGACGGCTACAGGCGAGCCACCGCGCTGGACGACGAAGCGTTGAGATCTTCCCCGCCTTCTGCATGA